Part of the Sulfobacillus acidophilus DSM 10332 genome, CCGGTAGGGGCGGGCGTGGGCTAATGCGTCGTGGACATCGGCGACGGCGACAATTTGGCCGAGATACGGAATGTGGGGGCCCTTAAGGTGCCGATAATATCCTGTGCCGTCGAGTCGCTCGTGGTGCGCGGCAGCACCTTCGGCAATCATGTGTAACGGAACGAGCGGCTCCAACAGCGTATACGTCATCTGGGGGTGCGTTTCGATGGCGGCCCTTTCGGCCGGAGATAACGGACCCGGTTTATCCAGAATTAAATTACTGACGCCAAGTTTCCCCAGGTCATGAAAGAGCCCGGCCAGCAAGGCGGCCTCTTGCAGGGCCGGCGGTTCGCCCAAAATTTCGGTTAGGGATTTCGCATAGTGAGCTGTTCGCCAGGAGTGACTCGCCGTCCAGGAGGATTTTGTGTCCACAATGTCGGCGAAGACTTGAGCAATGGGCAAGAGCACCGCATGATCATCCCAAGGCAGGCTACGGGGCTTGGGATCATATGAAGCGATTTGATGCGGCAGGTTGAGCGCGGCTAGTTGGGTAAACAGGGTATCGTCCGCGCTCATGGATAGCCAGGCGTCAACCAGTTCCGGATCGAACCAGCTGCCCCGGCGGGAGCGGGCTACGTCCCGGGCCGCCTCCGGTCCAAAACGGCTCCAAAACATTTCTACCGTCTGGGCGAGAGATAAAATACGGCCTAAAAGGGGAATTTCGTGTCCGCGAAGGCCTCGCGGCTGGCCCGACCCATCCCAGTGCTCGTCAAGATTTAACACGGCATCCGGCGCGAGCGAGACCCATCCCAGTTCCCGTACCAAGTCCGCGCCGCGTGTGCAGCGCATTTCCACCAATGTTCGCGCGGCTTGGGGGCCACGGCGGGCTATGTTGGCGATTGCCGTCAGGCGTTCTCGCCAGGGGGCACCCGGTTTGGTTTGCGCGACGGCATAACGCACGGCGTGCGATAAGCGTGACCAGTTGACGGATTTTAACTCATACTTGGCCGACCGATCATCGGTGCCGAACCATTCGCTGACTTGATGACTGTTGGCGGAGCACCCGGCATCTTTTAACAACAGCGCATAAAAGAGCTCGTGACGCTCATCCTCGCCTAACGAGAGGGCTTCCCCCAATTGCATTCCGATCCAACAGCTACGGATGGCGTGGCCTAACGGCTCGCCTTCGGTTAAATCGAGGGCGCGAGACAATGTGGCAATCAGCGTGGCCAATGACAAGGAGCGAGTATTCACGGTGTCACCCTGGTGTTTTGATGTGACTAAAGTTTACCGGGAAGTCTCGCCCGACATCAAAAATTACGCGATATTAAAGATTTCTTTGACCCGTCGAACGTTCGATCGGCTGACAATCACTTCCGACTGGGCTTTGTCTTTCATTTTCAGCAGGTACGTGCCGTTAAAATACGGCATGATTTCACGGACCTGACGCAAATTGGCAATAAAACTGCGATGGGTTCGCATAAAGTGGTCCGGTAATCGCTCTTCTAGCTCTCCGAGCGTAAACCGGGTCGGGTATCGGTTATCCGTGGTACATACGTAGATGGTTTCCCGTTCCGCCACCACATAAATAATGTCGCTGACGGCAATCGGGGCCGTGTGGCCGTGAAATTCACAAGGCACCCATTCCAGGGGAGGCTGGGCTGTGCGCGCCGGACGGGCATTGTCGCCTGACACTTCCAGCAGCCGACGGACCGTTTCGCCCATGCGTTCAGGGCTGA contains:
- a CDS encoding metal dependent phosphohydrolase (PFAM: HD domain~COGs: COG2206 HD-GYP domain~InterPro IPR003607:IPR006674~KEGG: tin:Tint_2642 metal dependent phosphohydrolase~PFAM: Metal-dependent phosphohydrolase, HD region, subdomain~SMART: Metal-dependent phosphohydrolase, HD region~SPTR: Metal dependent phosphohydrolase); this translates as MNTRSLSLATLIATLSRALDLTEGEPLGHAIRSCWIGMQLGEALSLGEDERHELFYALLLKDAGCSANSHQVSEWFGTDDRSAKYELKSVNWSRLSHAVRYAVAQTKPGAPWRERLTAIANIARRGPQAARTLVEMRCTRGADLVRELGWVSLAPDAVLNLDEHWDGSGQPRGLRGHEIPLLGRILSLAQTVEMFWSRFGPEAARDVARSRRGSWFDPELVDAWLSMSADDTLFTQLAALNLPHQIASYDPKPRSLPWDDHAVLLPIAQVFADIVDTKSSWTASHSWRTAHYAKSLTEILGEPPALQEAALLAGLFHDLGKLGVSNLILDKPGPLSPAERAAIETHPQMTYTLLEPLVPLHMIAEGAAAHHERLDGTGYYRHLKGPHIPYLGQIVAVADVHDALAHARPYRRALSTEDVLAIMRSDRTTKLSPDVFDALEWGLLNQPERFVPTA
- a CDS encoding two component transcriptional regulator, LytTR family (PFAM: Response regulator receiver domain; LytTr DNA-binding domain~COGs: COG3279 Response regulator of the LytR/AlgR family~InterPro IPR001789:IPR007492~KEGG: sth:STH987 two-component response regulator~PFAM: LytTr DNA-binding region; Signal transduction response regulator, receiver region~SMART: Signal transduction response regulator, receiver region~SPTR: Two-component response regulator), yielding MLKALIVEDEAPARLELRYLLQPYQDRIQIVGEATNVPEAKALIDAIDYDVVFLDVSMPGATGMDLGAELKEKHPELKIVFVSAYDHYAVEAFSVQAVDYLLKPVSPERMGETVRRLLEVSGDNARPARTAQPPLEWVPCEFHGHTAPIAVSDIIYVVAERETIYVCTTDNRYPTRFTLGELEERLPDHFMRTHRSFIANLRQVREIMPYFNGTYLLKMKDKAQSEVIVSRSNVRRVKEIFNIA